The Juglans regia cultivar Chandler chromosome 1, Walnut 2.0, whole genome shotgun sequence nucleotide sequence AGATGCCAAATACTTCCTTCTGTCCAACTTTTCAGCAAGCCTTTCACTTACTTATCCAATTGCATCAGTCttatcaatcattttttttttttttttgcgtctCCAAGAAAATCCAAACACATAAAAcaaagaagggaaaagaaaatgaaaataaaagacaccaaaaaaaaaaaaatcccaaaaaataacaaagaagcCTAAGAAGGAATgtggaaaatcattttatttcaactctCTTACATTCACAGAAAGGCATAAAATCATATGATATAGGAGGGATATCATGAGGGCTGACAGGGCCGGCATTGTGTACACACCGGCAACAATCCCTTCTTTACGATGAGGCTGATCTACAACTTAGAACTCATGACTTCTATCTCCTAAAACTTGAGTTGCCAATCCACCTCTAACATCTAATTTATGTTAGGGAAGATACACtcaagatattattttttattttaaaacagttATAATgatcaatatttataaatacattcTAATTTATCCGTTTAGGTTcaaagatgagttaagatagttttagatgacttaaataaaatattatttattatattatgtatgAGAATTAGAAGgcatctttataaatatttgagataaattgaggtGAATTTTCAATACAACTGAAGGTTCAGAAGTCATCCTTACAAGTGTACGTAACTCCAAAGTAGAATGCATGAGTCCATTAAAAAGAAATCCATCAGTAGAATGCATGAGTCCCGTCCCTGCTAGTTCTTTTCATCACTTCCAATGAAGATCATCTACAGACTACTAACTAAGGAGTTGTGTTCAAAATTATGCTTGAACAAGTCAAGGACTTCCCCTACATGATAAACAAAGCATTCTTCATCCTAGCACTGCTGCTGAGACACAGCATATGAAAGAGCTACACCCCAAGAAAGCATGGAATGGAGACAACAAACGCAATTATTAGAAGGCATGACAATGGTGGTGATTAATGAATTTCTTAAGCCTCTGTCCACACAGAAGAAGCAACTGCATGATGTCACTTTGTCTTTTGACACTGCCGTGCGTTGCACGAGCAAACGTTACCTGACAGACGCACCTTTCCTTCAAAGCCCAATCACACATGCCTCCCTACATGCACATTCACCTTgacttattatttaatttactcctccatttttattatacaatattaaataaagcagaataaaataaacccaaaccTTAACCAACCCTTGGTTTTCAATCTGTATACGAATAAAAcccatttatttcaaaatataatatattttcacatCTGGCCCTACTCACCACCACCATGTAAACAACAGATATAACACCCCCTCCCTAGTCCCCCCCGTGCTTTTTACATCATCACATTCATAtgtacttattattattttttttctgagtCTGGCTTGCTTGCTTCTTGTTTCTTGCATCCATGTCCTCAATGATAAGCCCACAAGGTGTGGTCCTGGCCACGGCCATGGCTGTCTCCGGCACCGCCGTCCTCCTCGTGCTTCGTCTCCAAAAGTCTCTCCCAACAACCCAATTCCCCGTCGATCAAGTTCCCCGGTCCTCGCCACCAATTCTACGTCCTTGTATCTTCAGTAGTACTggtacacaaaaaaaaaagtcctctCTGCATTGACTCTCTCGCATACATTCAATTCTTGTTGTCTATGCTAATGggggttctttttttttattttttgttttttgtttttcttttgtgtttgGTGGCTGTATAgagggaaagaagagagagaagaagaagaagagagtgcAATTTGCAGAAGATGTGGTGGATCCAAGTGGGGA carries:
- the LOC108995607 gene encoding uncharacterized protein LOC108995607; its protein translation is MSSMISPQGVVLATAMAVSGTAVLLVLRLQKSLPTTQFPVDQVPRSSPPILRPCIFSSTEGKKREKKKKRVQFAEDVVDPSGDGKEYRRQHDAINSCSSYSSSSSATPTKLGKSSRGETRGMPANRVALYNGILRDRGVQRLAYSY